From the genome of Mycetocola spongiae, one region includes:
- a CDS encoding dolichyl-phosphate-mannose--protein mannosyltransferase, whose product MSHTESDPAEPALPAPPAVPLPENPAAAQPRVPSTPLISTHVIPAPGEAGLPPATAAHAAPTPDAAAIPLTDTGRIRALRAAGPAAASDASGPRHAETPAWGELLREGSAAAGRTLTAVTGPIGSRLDEFWARLICTPARGRLVAWLLPTLIILLAAVLRLWNLGFPHALVFDETFYVKDAWTLWHNGYESTWPEGADERFNAGDVMGFTTQASYVVHPPLGKWIIGLGMGLFGAESAWAWRITTALLGIFAVGLIMAVARRLFHSRTLALIAGFLLAIDGHAIVMSRVAILDNSVMVLALIGFYCVLRDRPWAESRLASYVSAQRSAGREPEWGPTLWNRPWVIAAGLAFGATSAVKWSGLYFLAAFGLYLVIVDLLARRRAGLPAYFSAAIVKQGPATALLFVIPAALVYLASWTGWLRTSGGYYRQWAEDPANAWNGLFSWVPTALQSLVHYHQEMYKFHVGLVTPHSYQANPLGWLAMIRPTSMWYKTPPPEDCGAAICSQAITSIANPLIWWVAVAATLYLVYRLTRYMEWQVGLILVGFAAGYLPWLMYTERTVFQFYTIAFEPYLLLALTLVIGLIVGKRTDPRHRRVSGLASAGVFLGLAALLSVFWYPLWTATTVPLWFWQLHSWIPGWV is encoded by the coding sequence GTGTCGCACACCGAATCGGACCCCGCAGAGCCCGCCCTCCCCGCTCCCCCGGCCGTTCCCCTCCCGGAAAACCCCGCCGCCGCGCAGCCGCGAGTGCCGTCCACGCCGCTTATCTCCACCCACGTCATCCCCGCGCCCGGCGAGGCGGGGCTCCCCCCGGCCACCGCCGCGCATGCCGCCCCCACGCCCGATGCCGCAGCGATCCCCCTGACCGATACCGGCCGCATCCGCGCCCTGCGCGCGGCGGGCCCCGCCGCGGCGAGCGATGCGAGTGGCCCGCGCCATGCCGAGACCCCCGCCTGGGGTGAGCTGCTGCGCGAAGGCTCGGCCGCCGCGGGCCGCACCCTGACCGCCGTGACCGGTCCGATCGGATCGCGCCTGGACGAGTTCTGGGCGCGCCTGATCTGCACCCCGGCGCGCGGCCGCCTCGTGGCCTGGCTGCTACCCACGCTGATCATCCTGCTCGCCGCGGTCCTGCGGCTGTGGAACCTCGGGTTTCCGCACGCGCTGGTCTTTGACGAGACGTTTTATGTGAAGGACGCCTGGACCCTCTGGCATAACGGTTACGAGTCCACGTGGCCGGAGGGCGCGGATGAGCGCTTTAACGCCGGCGATGTGATGGGTTTCACCACCCAGGCCTCCTATGTGGTGCATCCGCCGCTGGGCAAGTGGATCATTGGGCTTGGCATGGGCCTCTTTGGGGCCGAGAGCGCGTGGGCCTGGCGCATCACCACCGCGCTGCTGGGAATCTTCGCCGTGGGCCTGATCATGGCCGTGGCCCGCCGCCTCTTCCACTCCCGCACCCTCGCGCTTATCGCCGGTTTCCTGCTCGCCATCGACGGCCATGCCATCGTGATGAGCCGCGTCGCGATCCTCGATAACTCGGTCATGGTCCTCGCGCTGATCGGGTTCTATTGTGTGCTGCGCGATCGGCCGTGGGCAGAGAGCCGCCTCGCCTCCTATGTCTCCGCGCAGCGCTCCGCGGGGCGCGAACCCGAGTGGGGTCCCACCCTGTGGAACCGGCCGTGGGTCATCGCCGCGGGCCTCGCCTTTGGGGCCACGTCCGCCGTGAAGTGGTCGGGCCTGTATTTCCTCGCGGCCTTTGGCCTCTACCTGGTGATCGTGGATCTGCTCGCCCGCCGCCGCGCGGGCCTCCCCGCCTATTTCTCCGCGGCCATCGTGAAGCAGGGCCCCGCCACGGCACTGCTTTTTGTGATTCCCGCGGCCCTGGTCTACCTCGCCAGCTGGACCGGCTGGCTGCGCACCTCGGGCGGCTATTACCGGCAGTGGGCCGAGGACCCGGCCAATGCCTGGAACGGCCTGTTCTCCTGGGTGCCCACCGCGCTGCAGAGCCTCGTCCACTATCACCAGGAAATGTATAAATTCCATGTGGGCCTGGTGACCCCGCATAGCTATCAGGCCAACCCGCTGGGCTGGCTGGCGATGATTCGCCCCACCAGCATGTGGTACAAAACACCGCCTCCCGAGGACTGCGGGGCCGCGATCTGCTCGCAGGCGATCACCTCGATCGCGAACCCGCTGATCTGGTGGGTCGCGGTGGCCGCCACGCTCTACCTGGTCTATCGCCTGACCCGCTATATGGAGTGGCAGGTGGGCCTGATCCTGGTGGGTTTTGCGGCCGGCTATCTGCCGTGGCTGATGTATACCGAACGCACCGTCTTCCAGTTTTATACGATCGCGTTTGAGCCCTATCTGCTGCTTGCGCTCACCCTGGTGATTGGGCTGATCGTGGGTAAACGCACCGATCCCCGGCATCGCCGGGTATCCGGGCTCGCCTCGGCCGGGGTATTCCTGGGGCTGGCCGCGCTACTCTCGGTGTTCTGGTATCCGCTGTGGACGGCCACCACCGTGCCGCTGTGGTTCTGGCAGCTGCACTCCTGGATCCCCGGCTGGGTTTAG
- a CDS encoding TatD family hydrolase gives MNEAHLRTRGGSDRKELSYPPLPQPLTSGVYDNHTHLEIADGESSLDYREHLDRASSVGVKGVVQVGTDLVTAQWSARVAAIEPRVLAAVALHPNEAPALEEAGLLDEHLAGIRALAAEPRVRAIGETGLDFFRTGQEGRAAQFRSFEAHIGIAKEHDLALQIHDRDAHAEVVETLLRVGAPERTVFHCFSGDVDLAQICVDNGWYMSMSGTATFKNADNLRRVLDLVPRSLLLIETDAPYLTPVPYRGRPNAPYLIPHTLRAIADHLAVDPGMLATQLCSNTEYVYGRWDDTPLASQTGPYEIPDARA, from the coding sequence ATGAACGAAGCACATCTGCGCACGCGCGGGGGCTCGGACCGCAAGGAACTGAGCTATCCGCCGCTTCCGCAACCGCTCACCTCCGGCGTTTACGATAATCACACGCATCTGGAGATCGCCGATGGCGAGTCCAGCCTCGACTATCGCGAGCACCTCGACCGCGCCTCAAGCGTGGGCGTGAAGGGCGTGGTGCAGGTGGGCACCGATCTGGTCACCGCGCAGTGGAGCGCGCGCGTGGCCGCGATTGAACCGCGCGTGCTGGCCGCCGTGGCGCTGCACCCCAATGAGGCCCCCGCGCTGGAGGAGGCCGGGCTGCTCGATGAGCACCTCGCGGGCATTCGTGCCCTGGCCGCCGAGCCGCGCGTGCGCGCGATTGGCGAGACCGGCCTGGATTTTTTCCGCACCGGGCAGGAGGGGCGCGCCGCGCAGTTCCGCTCGTTTGAGGCGCATATCGGCATCGCCAAGGAACACGATCTTGCCCTCCAGATCCACGACCGCGATGCCCACGCTGAGGTTGTCGAGACCCTGCTGCGCGTGGGCGCCCCCGAACGCACCGTATTCCACTGCTTCTCGGGGGACGTGGACCTCGCGCAGATCTGCGTGGACAATGGCTGGTATATGTCGATGTCCGGCACCGCCACGTTTAAAAACGCCGATAACCTGCGCCGCGTCCTGGACCTCGTGCCGCGCTCGCTGCTGCTGATCGAAACCGATGCGCCCTATCTCACGCCGGTTCCCTATCGCGGCCGCCCCAATGCGCCCTATCTGATCCCGCATACTCTGCGCGCGATCGCCGATCACCTCGCGGTGGACCCCGGGATGCTTGCCACCCAGCTGTGCTCCAATACCGAATACGTCTACGGCCGCTGGGACGATACCCCGCTCGCGTCCCAGACCGGACCCTACGAAATCCCCGACGCCCGGGCCTAA
- a CDS encoding siderophore-interacting protein codes for MHTLENAGTIERTDRPGYRPFRVSVAARKTLSPHLVRITFSGEDLHLFGTDGLDQRVKIVMPVDGIPLCDLEAAERGPTDGGGWYDAWRALPDHLRTPFRTYTVRAVRPAAREVDIDFVWHGDGGPAARWLAGAGVGDPAYIVGPDARSIHSGIGIDWHPGGAHNLLLVGDETAAPAICAILETLPSTARGHAYIEVPTAEDALSVEHPAGVTLTWLARGEANHGGALTAALEEWIARNPALIEASRAPRQQALEDVDIDTEILWESPEAAATGELYAWLAGESGVIKTLRRMLVTGSGVDRKRVAFMGYWRHGRAEM; via the coding sequence ATGCATACCTTAGAGAACGCCGGAACGATCGAGCGCACCGACCGCCCGGGCTATCGCCCGTTCCGCGTGAGCGTCGCCGCGCGCAAGACGCTCTCCCCGCACCTCGTGCGGATCACGTTTAGCGGCGAGGACCTGCACCTCTTTGGCACCGACGGCCTGGATCAGCGCGTGAAGATTGTGATGCCCGTGGACGGCATCCCGCTCTGCGACCTGGAGGCGGCCGAGCGGGGCCCCACCGATGGCGGCGGCTGGTACGACGCCTGGCGCGCCCTGCCCGATCACCTGCGCACACCGTTCCGCACCTATACGGTGCGGGCCGTGCGTCCCGCCGCGCGCGAGGTGGATATCGACTTCGTCTGGCACGGCGATGGCGGCCCCGCTGCCCGCTGGCTCGCGGGAGCCGGCGTGGGCGATCCCGCGTATATCGTGGGCCCGGATGCGCGCAGCATTCACTCCGGAATCGGCATCGACTGGCATCCCGGCGGCGCCCATAACCTGCTCCTGGTGGGCGATGAGACCGCCGCGCCCGCGATCTGCGCGATCCTGGAAACCCTCCCCTCCACCGCCCGCGGCCACGCCTACATCGAGGTCCCCACCGCGGAGGACGCCCTGTCCGTGGAACACCCCGCGGGCGTGACCCTCACCTGGCTGGCCCGCGGCGAGGCCAACCACGGCGGGGCGCTCACCGCCGCCCTCGAGGAGTGGATTGCCCGCAACCCCGCGCTGATCGAGGCCTCCCGGGCCCCGCGCCAGCAGGCGCTTGAGGACGTCGACATCGATACCGAAATTCTCTGGGAGTCGCCCGAGGCCGCGGCCACGGGCGAGCTCTATGCCTGGCTCGCGGGCGAGTCGGGCGTGATCAAAACGCTGCGCCGCATGCTGGTCACCGGCAGCGGCGTGGACCGCAAACGCGTGGCCTTTATGGGCTATTGGCGGCACGGTCGCGCCGAAATGTAG
- the rsmI gene encoding 16S rRNA (cytidine(1402)-2'-O)-methyltransferase yields MIILGATPIGNLSDATLRLVETLESVRIVAAEDTRNAIKLMRGLEITNRPELFALHDHNERMKAAELVERAREEDILVLSDAGMPTVSDPGYHLVEAAALAGVRVSVLPGPSAVLSALAVSGLPTDRFCFEGFLGRKQGERRDTLRGLAGERRTMVFFDSPNRLAASLLDIVEVFGPERRVVVCRELTKLFEEVRRGTAAELAEWAAEGVRGEICIVIAGAEAAVYSLEDSVARVQALAAAGTRMKDAAAQVSNETGISKRDLYEGALAAK; encoded by the coding sequence ATGATCATCCTCGGCGCGACCCCCATCGGCAACCTCTCCGACGCCACGCTGCGTCTTGTCGAGACGCTGGAATCCGTGCGGATCGTGGCCGCCGAGGACACCCGCAACGCCATTAAACTCATGCGCGGCCTGGAGATCACAAACCGCCCGGAGCTTTTTGCCCTGCACGATCATAACGAGCGCATGAAGGCCGCGGAGCTCGTGGAGCGGGCGCGCGAGGAGGACATCCTGGTGCTCAGCGATGCGGGCATGCCCACGGTCTCCGATCCCGGCTATCACCTCGTGGAGGCCGCCGCGCTCGCCGGGGTGCGCGTGAGCGTGCTGCCTGGACCGAGCGCCGTATTATCCGCGCTTGCGGTCTCGGGCCTGCCCACCGACCGGTTCTGCTTTGAGGGATTCCTCGGGCGGAAGCAGGGCGAGCGCCGGGACACCCTGCGCGGGCTCGCCGGCGAACGCCGCACGATGGTCTTTTTTGACTCCCCGAATCGCCTGGCCGCGAGCCTGCTGGACATCGTGGAGGTTTTTGGGCCGGAGCGCCGGGTCGTGGTGTGCCGCGAACTCACCAAGCTCTTTGAGGAGGTCCGCCGCGGCACCGCCGCCGAGCTCGCCGAATGGGCGGCAGAGGGTGTGCGCGGGGAAATCTGCATCGTGATCGCGGGGGCCGAGGCCGCCGTATATAGCCTCGAGGACTCCGTGGCGCGGGTACAGGCCCTCGCCGCCGCGGGGACCCGGATGAAGGATGCCGCGGCGCAGGTATCCAACGAGACCGGCATCAGCAAGCGCGATCTCTACGAGGGTGCGCTCGCCGCCAAATAG
- the rsmA gene encoding 16S rRNA (adenine(1518)-N(6)/adenine(1519)-N(6))-dimethyltransferase RsmA encodes MNLLGPAEIRDLADLLGVQPTKKLGQNFVVDGNTVRKIVKAAHVEAGDDVIEIGPGLGSLTLGLLEAGARVVAVEIDARLAAQLPRTVAEMAPESELIVVHEDALKVTELPIAPTRLVANLPYNISVPVLLHLLEHFDSLAAGVVMVQAEVGHRLAARPGSKIYGSPSVKAEWYGAWRIAGTVSRQVFWPVPNVDSVLVGFDRRGEPIGTLAERQATFALVDAAFGQRRKMLRQSLGQLLGGTEAASATLEAAGIAPTSRGESLTVHDFLAVARVQIAAAGK; translated from the coding sequence ATGAATCTTCTCGGCCCCGCCGAAATCCGTGACCTTGCCGACCTGCTTGGCGTTCAGCCCACCAAAAAACTGGGCCAGAACTTTGTGGTGGACGGCAATACCGTGCGCAAGATCGTGAAGGCTGCGCATGTGGAAGCCGGCGACGATGTGATCGAGATTGGCCCGGGCCTGGGATCGCTCACGCTGGGCCTGCTGGAGGCCGGCGCGCGCGTGGTCGCGGTGGAAATCGATGCCCGCCTGGCCGCGCAGCTGCCGCGCACCGTGGCCGAGATGGCCCCGGAGTCCGAGCTGATCGTGGTGCACGAGGATGCCCTGAAGGTCACCGAGCTGCCGATCGCCCCCACCCGCCTCGTGGCGAACCTCCCCTATAACATTTCGGTGCCGGTGCTGCTGCACCTGCTGGAGCACTTCGACTCGCTCGCGGCCGGCGTGGTCATGGTGCAGGCCGAGGTGGGACACCGCCTCGCGGCACGCCCCGGTTCGAAGATTTACGGCAGCCCCAGCGTGAAGGCCGAGTGGTACGGGGCCTGGCGCATCGCCGGCACCGTGAGCCGCCAGGTATTTTGGCCGGTCCCCAATGTGGACTCCGTGCTTGTGGGCTTTGATCGCCGCGGCGAGCCGATCGGCACCCTCGCCGAGCGTCAGGCCACCTTTGCGCTGGTGGATGCAGCGTTTGGGCAGCGCCGGAAGATGCTGCGGCAGTCCCTCGGCCAGCTCCTCGGGGGCACCGAGGCCGCAAGCGCCACCCTGGAGGCCGCGGGAATTGCGCCCACTTCGCGGGGCGAATCGCTCACGGTTCATGATTTTCTCGCGGTGGCCCGCGTGCAGATCGCCGCGGCGGGTAAATAA
- a CDS encoding CoA-binding protein: MSESLPEAGISCALPTPSAPVGERTWVGPDARERLRIIQSARSVAIVGASPNPARSSYFVGTYLQQSTNLRVYFVNPRADVILGEKAYPDLASLPEVPDIVDVFRKPSDIPSVVDDAVAVGAKVLWLQLGIWNEEAARDAEARGLTVVMDRCLKIEHARFHGGLNLMGFDTGQISARRRRG; the protein is encoded by the coding sequence ATGAGCGAGTCACTGCCCGAGGCCGGAATCAGCTGCGCCCTGCCCACCCCCTCCGCCCCCGTGGGCGAGCGCACCTGGGTGGGTCCGGATGCGCGCGAGCGGCTGCGCATCATCCAGTCGGCGCGCAGCGTGGCGATCGTGGGCGCGAGCCCCAATCCCGCCCGCTCGAGCTATTTTGTGGGCACGTATCTGCAGCAGTCCACCAATCTGCGGGTATATTTTGTGAACCCCCGCGCCGATGTGATCCTCGGCGAGAAGGCCTATCCCGATCTGGCCTCGCTGCCCGAGGTGCCCGATATCGTGGATGTTTTCCGCAAGCCCTCCGATATCCCCTCGGTCGTGGATGACGCGGTGGCCGTGGGCGCCAAGGTGCTGTGGCTGCAGCTGGGTATCTGGAACGAGGAGGCCGCGCGTGATGCCGAGGCCCGCGGGCTCACCGTGGTCATGGATCGCTGCCTCAAGATCGAGCATGCCCGCTTCCACGGCGGGCTCAACCTGATGGGCTTTGATACCGGCCAGATCAGCGCGCGCCGCCGCCGCGGCTAG
- a CDS encoding O-acetylhomoserine aminocarboxypropyltransferase/cysteine synthase family protein, with product MADREYGFRTRAIHAGNIPDQATGARALPIYQSTAFVFDDAADAASRFALQKYGTIYSRLANPTVSAFEERIASLEGGLGAVATASGLAAQYITFASLAGQGDHIVASANLYGGSITQLDVTLRRFGVETTFVRSSEAADYAAAITERTRFIFAETIANPSGEIADIEALAEVAHAHGIPLIIDSTLSSPYLNRPFEWGADIITHSATKFIGGHGTTLGGVVVESGKFDWSTAKFPLFTEPVASYGGLEWSGNFGEYAFLTRLRAEQLRDIGPSLSAHSAFLLAQGVETLPFRMQAHVDNARAVAEWLEADPRIETVYWAGLPNHPHHERARKYLPLGPGSVFSFVVRGGRAVGQKLIESVELASHLANVGDAKTLIIHPASTTHAQLTEQQLLDAGVLPGLVRLSVGIEDAADIIHDLDQALGQATKESA from the coding sequence ATGGCAGATCGAGAATATGGTTTCCGCACGCGCGCGATCCATGCGGGGAATATCCCCGACCAGGCAACCGGCGCCCGCGCCCTCCCCATTTACCAGTCCACGGCCTTCGTTTTTGACGATGCCGCCGATGCCGCGAGCCGCTTTGCCCTGCAAAAATACGGCACCATCTATTCGCGCCTGGCCAATCCCACCGTCTCGGCCTTTGAGGAGCGCATCGCGAGCCTCGAGGGTGGGCTCGGGGCCGTGGCCACCGCGAGTGGGCTCGCCGCCCAGTACATTACTTTTGCAAGCCTCGCGGGTCAGGGTGACCATATCGTCGCCTCCGCGAATCTCTATGGCGGGTCCATCACCCAGCTCGATGTGACGCTGCGCCGCTTCGGCGTGGAGACCACATTTGTGCGCTCCAGCGAGGCCGCCGATTATGCCGCCGCGATCACCGAGCGCACGCGCTTCATCTTCGCCGAGACCATCGCCAACCCCTCGGGAGAGATCGCCGATATCGAGGCGCTCGCCGAGGTGGCCCATGCCCACGGCATTCCGCTGATCATCGATTCCACGCTGTCCTCCCCATATCTGAACCGGCCGTTTGAGTGGGGCGCGGATATCATCACGCACTCCGCCACCAAGTTCATCGGCGGGCACGGCACCACCCTCGGCGGCGTGGTCGTGGAATCCGGAAAATTTGACTGGTCCACCGCGAAGTTCCCGCTGTTCACCGAGCCCGTGGCCAGCTATGGCGGCCTGGAATGGTCGGGCAATTTTGGCGAATATGCGTTCCTGACCCGGCTGCGTGCCGAGCAGCTGCGTGATATCGGTCCCTCGCTCTCGGCCCATTCGGCGTTCCTGCTCGCGCAGGGCGTGGAGACCCTGCCGTTCCGGATGCAGGCACACGTGGATAATGCGCGGGCCGTGGCGGAATGGCTCGAGGCCGATCCGCGCATCGAGACCGTGTACTGGGCGGGCCTACCCAATCACCCGCACCACGAGCGCGCCCGGAAATATCTGCCGCTTGGCCCCGGCTCGGTCTTCAGCTTTGTGGTCCGCGGCGGCCGCGCGGTGGGCCAGAAGCTCATCGAATCGGTGGAGCTCGCGAGCCACCTCGCCAATGTGGGCGATGCCAAGACCCTGATCATCCACCCGGCCTCCACCACACACGCGCAGCTCACCGAGCAGCAGCTCCTCGATGCGGGTGTGCTGCCCGGCCTGGTGCGCCTGAGCGTGGGTATCGAGGATGCCGCCGATATCATCCACGACCTGGACCAGGCCCTCGGCCAGGCCACGAAGGAAAGCGCATGA
- the metG gene encoding methionine--tRNA ligase, giving the protein MSSGKSFYVTTPIFYVNDAPHIGHAYTEVAADMLARWHRQAGDDTWSLTGTDEHGEKILRTATANGTTPQQWADRLVEESWKPLLKTIDISNDDFIRTTDPRHEKNVQVFLQKLYDDGYIYSGEYEALYCVGCEEFKPQSEIVDGTGAFIGQKVCAIHSKPLELLQEKNYFFRMSDFGERLLALYEENPEFVQPESARNEVMQFVRQGLSDLSISRSSFDWGVKVPWDDSHVVYVWFDALLNYITAIGYGQDNAEFERHWPATHLVGKDILRFHAVIWPAMLLAADLPVPHRVFGHGWLLVGGEKMSKSKLTGIAPNEITDTFGSDAFRYYFMRAIHFGQDGSFSWEDLAARYQAELANGFGNLASRVIAMINRYYEGVLPAPGAYTEADLHVQETLAAAARDADAAIEAIQMHDALAAIWTVVDELNGYITVQEPWVLAKDDATRERLGTVLYTAAEGLRALAVLLSPAIPKATTKLWSALGVEDTLGALTAQPLREAGTWGQLPVGTTVGTLEALFPRVESTES; this is encoded by the coding sequence ATGTCGTCCGGTAAGTCTTTTTATGTCACCACGCCCATCTTCTATGTAAACGATGCCCCGCATATCGGGCATGCGTATACCGAGGTGGCCGCGGACATGTTGGCGCGCTGGCACCGCCAGGCGGGCGATGACACCTGGTCGCTCACCGGAACCGATGAGCACGGCGAGAAGATCCTGCGCACCGCCACCGCAAACGGCACCACGCCCCAGCAGTGGGCGGATAGGCTCGTGGAGGAATCCTGGAAGCCGCTGCTGAAGACCATCGATATCTCCAACGATGACTTCATCCGCACCACCGATCCCCGCCACGAGAAGAACGTGCAGGTATTCCTGCAGAAGCTCTACGATGACGGCTATATCTACTCGGGTGAGTACGAGGCCCTCTACTGTGTGGGCTGCGAGGAGTTTAAGCCGCAGAGCGAGATCGTTGACGGCACCGGTGCCTTCATCGGACAGAAGGTATGTGCGATCCACTCCAAGCCCCTCGAACTGCTCCAGGAGAAGAATTATTTCTTCCGGATGAGCGATTTTGGCGAGCGCCTGCTGGCCCTCTACGAGGAGAACCCCGAGTTTGTGCAGCCCGAATCGGCGCGCAATGAGGTTATGCAGTTTGTGCGCCAGGGCCTGAGCGACCTGTCCATCTCGCGCTCAAGCTTCGACTGGGGCGTGAAGGTGCCCTGGGACGATAGCCACGTGGTTTATGTGTGGTTTGACGCACTGCTCAACTACATCACCGCGATCGGCTACGGCCAGGACAACGCCGAGTTTGAGCGCCACTGGCCCGCCACCCACCTGGTGGGCAAGGATATTCTGCGCTTCCATGCCGTGATCTGGCCCGCGATGCTGCTCGCCGCGGATCTGCCCGTGCCGCACCGCGTATTTGGCCACGGCTGGCTGCTTGTGGGTGGCGAAAAGATGAGCAAGTCCAAGCTCACCGGTATCGCCCCGAACGAGATCACCGATACGTTTGGCTCGGATGCGTTCCGCTATTACTTCATGCGCGCGATCCACTTCGGCCAGGACGGCTCGTTCAGCTGGGAGGACCTCGCGGCCCGCTATCAGGCCGAGCTGGCAAACGGTTTTGGCAACCTCGCCTCGCGCGTGATCGCGATGATCAACCGCTATTACGAGGGTGTGCTGCCCGCGCCGGGTGCCTATACCGAGGCCGATCTGCACGTGCAGGAGACCCTGGCCGCCGCCGCGCGCGATGCCGATGCGGCGATCGAGGCCATCCAGATGCACGATGCCCTCGCGGCCATCTGGACCGTCGTGGACGAACTGAACGGCTATATCACCGTGCAGGAGCCCTGGGTTTTGGCCAAGGACGATGCCACGCGCGAGCGCCTGGGCACCGTGCTCTATACCGCCGCCGAGGGCCTGCGCGCCCTCGCCGTGCTGCTGTCCCCGGCGATCCCCAAGGCCACCACCAAGCTCTGGAGCGCGCTCGGCGTGGAGGACACCCTGGGTGCACTCACCGCGCAGCCCCTGCGCGAGGCCGGCACCTGGGGTCAGCTCCCCGTGGGTACCACGGTGGGCACGCTCGAGGCGCTGTTCCCGCGCGTGGAGTCCACCGAGTCCTAG
- a CDS encoding DMT family transporter — translation MSWIVLIISGVLEAVWATALGKSEGFTRLWPTVTFGVALAASMAGLAFAMRDIPTGTAYAIWVGIGASLTVLYAMIFGGEPASILKVLLILGIVGCVVGLKMVDAAH, via the coding sequence ATGTCGTGGATCGTTTTGATTATTTCCGGAGTTCTGGAGGCCGTCTGGGCCACCGCACTGGGCAAGTCCGAGGGGTTCACCCGGCTCTGGCCCACCGTGACCTTCGGCGTGGCGCTCGCCGCGAGTATGGCCGGCCTGGCCTTTGCCATGCGCGATATTCCCACCGGCACCGCCTATGCGATCTGGGTGGGGATCGGCGCGTCACTGACCGTTTTATACGCGATGATTTTTGGCGGTGAGCCCGCCTCGATCCTCAAGGTGCTGCTGATCCTGGGAATCGTTGGCTGTGTGGTCGGTCTGAAAATGGTGGATGCCGCGCACTAG
- a CDS encoding sulfurtransferase, translating to MSPVFDGPLVSTQWLADHLGSPTLVVIDATVRREPDGTFRSGREAHHGAGHIPGAQFTELLHGCGETEPASILFARPDAGRLAAEIARLGLGAESRVVVYDSDLGQWAARFWWLLRSAGLESVAVLDGGLTAWLGEHRSVETGTLMLPADPRPAFIPVPRPELWAGPELMGAALDGSRPATLISAVPREQFRPPGAGAPSTTLNIPLATLMSGTDHTLLPEGRLRELYAPALASGLPIISYCAAGIEASANALGLAVLGARDVRVFDGSLESLAA from the coding sequence ATGTCCCCCGTATTTGACGGCCCCCTCGTCTCGACCCAGTGGCTCGCCGACCATCTGGGCAGCCCCACCCTCGTGGTCATCGATGCCACCGTGCGCCGCGAGCCCGACGGCACGTTCCGCTCCGGCCGCGAGGCCCATCACGGCGCGGGACATATCCCGGGCGCACAGTTCACCGAGCTGCTGCACGGCTGCGGCGAGACCGAGCCCGCGAGCATCCTCTTTGCCCGGCCCGACGCCGGCCGGCTCGCTGCCGAGATCGCCCGCCTGGGCCTCGGCGCCGAGAGCCGCGTGGTGGTTTACGATAGCGATCTGGGCCAGTGGGCGGCGCGCTTCTGGTGGCTGCTACGCAGCGCGGGCCTCGAATCCGTGGCGGTACTCGACGGCGGCCTGACCGCGTGGCTTGGCGAGCACCGCTCGGTGGAAACCGGCACCCTTATGCTCCCGGCCGATCCGCGGCCCGCGTTTATTCCCGTGCCCCGCCCCGAGCTCTGGGCCGGCCCCGAGCTGATGGGTGCGGCGCTGGATGGTTCGCGCCCCGCCACCCTGATTTCCGCGGTGCCGCGCGAGCAGTTCCGCCCGCCCGGGGCGGGTGCCCCGTCCACCACCCTGAATATTCCGCTGGCCACCCTGATGTCCGGCACCGATCACACGCTGCTGCCCGAAGGGCGCCTGCGCGAGCTTTATGCCCCCGCCCTCGCCTCGGGGCTTCCCATCATCAGCTATTGCGCCGCGGGAATCGAGGCGAGCGCAAACGCCCTTGGGCTCGCCGTGCTGGGCGCCCGGGACGTGCGCGTCTTCGACGGCAGCCTGGAATCGCTCGCCGCCTAA